A segment of the Spiroplasma helicoides genome:
AAAATCATGGATTGTATGAAGGTGTTAAATCTTCACATCGTGGAGACTTATTGTTAGAAGTAAATATTGTATTACCTACAAAAATAAGTAATAAAGAAAAAGAAAAATTACTAGAATTACAAAAAGAAACAACTTTCAAAGTAGAAAATGATTATAAGGAATAGCCTATGGGCTATTTTTTTAATTGTGTTTTATTGTATAATAAAATAATGGGGGAAATAATTATGGCTGATAAAGTAAAAGTATTACAAATACAAAGAAAAAAAAATGATGACCTTAAAATTGAAAATGATATAAAGAATTTTGACCCCATTGAGGATGTATGATTTGATCACACAAGTGAAACTAATGTATCTGTTGAACTAGATAAAACATTTAATGTAAAAAGAAAAGGAGATACTAAAATATCTTTAATTCAAAATGCAAACTCACATTTTTTTAGACCAGAAAATGAAAGTGACATATCCTTTAAAAAAAATGATATTGGTAACAATCAGTTTGAGTCTCTTAATATAGTTGATAGAAGATTTGCAAAGAGACCATCTCAGTTACCACCTGAAATTTTAAAGCTGAGAGAATCAACATACTTAAAAGAACAAAAACTAAAAGAAGAAATGCTTGATAAATTAAATATTAACTTAAAATTTAGAGATAACTTTAAAAATTATCGTTTAGTAAATGATCAACAAATTGATTTCTATAGAAGAAACAATGAAGCAGATAGAAGAACTATTGAAGAACTTAAAAAAAGTCCAATCAACAATTTGAAGACAAGAGAAGAATATATCACACCAAGAAATTTGGAAACAACAAAAGAAAAAGCTAACTTTATAGAAAACCACATTAAAAACAAATCAAATAATTCTCAAAACAAAGAAAATTTGAAAAAAAACACTATTGGTTCTTTTGGCGAAGAAAGTTTTTGAGATTTGGATATGGAAGAGGATAGTGAGGTTTACAATACCGAAAGAACAATAACAGTACCAAATGTTGATAACAATGTTGAATCTCCAAAGTCATTCATTGAGGAAAATGATAAATTAACAAAAGAAAATGTAAATGAAAAAGAAACTATTGAGTTTTCTGAAAAAACAGTTGATGAAAATGTTGTAGCATTAAAAAAAGATGATTTTAACAATACATTAACAAACGAAAAAGACCAGAACGAAACTAAGTTTTCAGAAGAATTAGCTGATGAAAACTTTGGTTTCAATTCTATTAATAATCAAGCTATTGATAAGATTTTAAATCAAACAGATTTTAAATTTGATGAAAATGATTTCAATAACAAGACAAGAAAAGGCATTATTGATTTACCCCAGGAAGTTTTGGATCTTCAAAAAAAAGAGGCATTGAATGATTTGCAAAAAAAAGAGGTAAGCATTGAAGATGAACAGGTTCCGACTTTAGATCCTATAGAGGATACAGAACAAAGTCAAAAAATTAAAACAAAGCAATCTGTTTTTGATGCCACTCATTCTTTTACAATACCTGATGAAATAGATGCAAATCAAGAAATTGATTCTATTAAAAAAGAACCAATAAGTCCAAACGAATATTCTATACCAATTGCCATTAATACAATGGATTATACCTTGGGCGATCAAACAAGTGATTTTGATAGAGTTATTAGTGAAGTTGAAAGTAGTAAAAAAACAGACATAAAAGATGATATCTTTAAAGAAAACCATACAGGAGAAACAACTGAGCTAGTTGAAAATATTGCAATTAAAGCAAAAAAACTTAAAAAAATAACAGCTCAAGTTCCTAAATTCGATGATTTTGAAACATGGTTTAATAATTCAAAACAAATGTCTAAGTTGGCGAAAGTTGCTAAAAAAGAGAAAAAAAGAATGTTAAAAAATGTAAAAACAAAAGGTAGAACAAATGAAAAATAAAAAAGTTATAGTTGGTTTGAGTGGTGGGGTAGATTCATCAGTTGCCGCTGCTTTATTAATTGAACAAGGTTATGAAGTAGAATGTCTATTTATGAGAAATTGAGATAGTAATCTTAACAATGATTTTTTGGGCAATAAACTAGAAGATATTTGTCCTCAGGAGCAAGATTATATGGATGCTGTTGAGGTTGCGAAAAAATTAAATGTTAAATTACATAGAATTGATTTTATAAAAGAATATTGAGATTATGTATTTGAATATTTTGTATTAGAATACAAAAAGGGAAGAACTCCCAATCCTGATATTTTATGCAATAAGTTTATTAAATTTGATAAATTTTTAAATTATGCGCTAAGCAAGTTAGGTGCGGATTATATTGCTATGGGCCACTATGCAGGAGTAAAATATAATAATGAGATAAACGAGTTTGAGTTAATTAGGGCTGTTGATGAAAGTAAAGATCAAACATATTTTTTATGTCAATTAAATCAATATCAACTATCAAAAACATTATTTCCTCTTCAATCATATAAAAAAAGTGAAATTAGAGATATCGCAGCTAAGTATGGATTTATAACAGCAAACAAAAAAGACTCAACCGGCATTTGTTTTATAGGTGAAAGAGATTTTACAAAGTTTTTACAAAACTATATTCCGAATCAACCCGGTAAAATAATTGATATCTCTACACAAAAAGTTTTAGGTGAACATATTGGAGTTATGTATTATACAATCGGACAAAGAAAAGGTTTAAATCTTGGTGGACAACCAGAACCATATTATGTAGCAAAAAAAGACATAGATAAAAAAATACTTTATGTATCAAAACTAACAGATACAAGCTATTTAGAATCAACAAAGTGTTTAGTTAAAGAGTTCAATTTCATAGCTGATATAAAAAAATATTTTGATTCAAATGAGTTCAGTTGTACTGCAAAGTTTAGATACCGTCAACCCGATGTAAAAGTCAATGTAAAATTATTGGATAACAGTCTAGTTGAAATAGAGTATAACGATCAAATTAGAGCTGTTACAGAAGGACAACAGGCTGTTCTTTATTTAAATAAAGTATGCTTGGGTGGCGGTGTAATTGATAAAGTTATAAAATAGTGGTATATGATTATAAAATAGTTTAAAATTTATTTAATGTACAAGGAGTGAATAATATGTTTTTAGCAGACGGTGGTCTAGGTAGTTTATTTGGTGGTGGAGCAACATCTGGTGTAATAATTGGTGTTATTGTTTTAGTAATTATTGTATTTATTGTTGTATCATCGATAACAAGTAAAAAAGCACAAAAAAAAGAACAAGCAAAAAGAAAAAAAGTTGTTAAAGAAGAGATTAAAATGTATTTAGCAGCAGAAAAAAAATTAAAAAATATAAAAATTGAGTATGAAAAAGTATATGCAAGAAAAGGTCCAGAATACAAATATCGTGATGTTTTTGATGTAATTGTACAAATTTTTGAACCAAAAACTAACGATTTGATTCAAACATCAGCATATGAAGTTGAAGGTATTACTACAAGAGCAGATAAAAAAACATATACAACTGCATGACAAGTTAATGGCGAACTTGATTTAGATGAAACTAAAAAAAGAATTGCAATAGCTGAGAAAAAAATTAAGCTAAGCAAAGATGAAAGAAAAGTTTTGAAGATTGAAGAAGTTACAAAAGCTAAGGAACAAAGAGATAAATTAAAACAAGAACAACAAAAACTTAAAGAACAAAAAGCTCAACAAAAAAGCATGGGTAAAACAATTGAATCAGCGAGAATCGATGAAACTATTAAATCAACAGCTGTTAAATTTGTACCTAAAAGAAATAAATAATTGATTGATAAGTCTCACAGTTAGAGACTTATTTTATTTTTACAAACAGCAAATTTTTATATAAAATTTTATTTAGAAGAAGGTGAAAAAAGTGGCTTTAAAAAATGTAGTAAAAAAAGAAGATTTTAAAAAGTATTTTGCAGTTTGTCAAAAGCAAGCGTGAATTTTTCATGACCTAGTAAATTTTAAAAAATCTATAAAATTCAAAAAAGAAAAGCTATATGAGTTTTTTATAAATATGGAATTGAATGATGAAACAGAATTTGATACATCAACTGGTTTTGACCCGTTAGATATATATGAACACTTGTTAAACGGAGAAGACTTAACTGAAGAAGAGCAAAAACAGAGAGATATTTTACAAAAAGAATTAGAAAGCATAGAAGGACTCCAATTATCACCTTTAAGTTCTTCTTCAATTGTAGATGGAAACTCAATTTCAGATGCTTCAAAAGAATATTTCATTTTCGATCTTTATAAAGAAAACAGAAAAAATAAAACCAACTATAAGTATTTTGATTTTAGTATTTATGGTTATGATGAGGCAATTCAAAAAACACAAGAACTTTTACAAAATGATGAATATAAAGTTTTATTTGAACCTTCATTTGAATCACACAATAAAAAGTTAAGGGTTAGATGTGATATTTTAATAAATAAAGGGAATAGACATATCGAAATAATTGAAGTTAAAGCTTCAACACGTCAAAAAAAAGAACATTTTTATGACTTATTTTATCAGTGATATACATTAGAAAGACTTGGTTATACAATTGACAGAATAGGTTTATGTCTTATAAATGAAAATTACTATAGAGGTTATGATGTAATACCCGATACAGAAAGACTGTTGGCTGACTTAGAAGAAAAAATAGATTATGAAACAGAAATAAGACCTATTTTAGAAAAAGGTATAGAAGTAAAGTCTACTGGTGAACCAGATGACATTGATTATGAATCACTGTTTAAAATACAATATGATTACCACTCAGCTAAACTAAGCAATTCTTTTATTACTTTTTTTGAAAATATTTGTCAGCAATTAAATATTGAAAAAATCTTAGAAGAAATATCAGAAAGTTTTGATACTGATAAAATTTTAAGAAATAAATTTTGTGGTTCATATAAGTTTGATTACAAAAATGCAACTATAAAGAAAAAAGAAACATACTGTCAACATGTAGTTTATTATTTTGACAAAAATGAACCTAATCTTTTTGATTTGCCTCGCTTCAAACAAAAAGCAGCAGAAGTTCATTGAAATTCAGGCGAAATATATTTTGAAGAAATTAAAGATAAGTATGATATTTTGAATGAAAAAGATGAACCTTATCTTGATGATATTAAAATGCGTTTAATAAATGTTACTAATGAATATTATAATAATAATGGGAACATTTCCTCTAATAGTGTTGTAGATACAACAAGACTACCATCATTGCTGCATGTTTTGAAAGATTATATTAAATATCCAATATACATGTACGATTTTGAAACCTCTTACTGGGCAGTTCCAAACTTTAATAGGTCAAAAAGTTATCAACAAATACCCTTTCAATATTCTATTCACATAATTAAAGATGATAAATTTGATTTTAAAAAATCTGAAGAAACTATGGATCACTATAGTTTTATTGCTAGTGATAGAAGTGATCCAAGACCAGAGTTTTTAAAAAAATTTTTGCAAGATAGTTTTTCTCACGGTCCAGGAGTTTATGTTGCTTATAATCGAGGATTTGAAAGAATGGTTATAAAGCATTTGATGATAGCTTTTCCTGAATTTGCAAAACCTTTAAAATATATATGACAAAACACAATTGACCTAATGGATTTTTTTACATTACCAAAGGACAATTGATTGATTTATCATCCAAAATTTAAAGGCTCAGCATCGATCAAAAAAACGCAGCCAGCATTAGATGATAGTTTAACATATAATGACCTTAGAATTAGAAAAGGTGACCAAGCAAGTTCTGTTTTTAGAAATTTTGTTGATGGAGCTTTCGATCAAGAACAATGAGATAATATTTTTAAAAATGATATGCTTTTGTATTGTAATAGAGATACATTGGCTATGGTTGTTGTTTTACAAGTTGTTATTAAATATATCAAAGATGTAAAACCAGATTATAGAGAAGTTATAGAAAGCTGAAATAAGTAGGGTTTAATATATGAAACATAAAGTTATTTTTTGTGGAACACCTAATATTGCATTAGAAATACTTAAGGGTTTAGAGCAAATAGATGTTGAAATAGTTGGTGTAATAACACAACCAGATAAATTGGTGGGTAGAAAACAAGTGCTCACTTATTCTCCGGTAAAAGAATATGCACTCACTAAAAATTACAAAGTTATTCAACCTGTAAAAATAAAAGATGCATTTGAAGAAATACAATCTTTAAAGGCTGATTTTTTAGTTACTTGTGCTTTTGGTCAATTCATACCTGATTCAATTTTAAATTTATTTAAGAACGCCATAAATGTGCATGGCTCAATTTTGCCTAAATATAGAGGAGGAAGTCCTATACAGTACTCGATTTTAAATGGGGATACAAAAACAGGAATTTCTTTAATGAAAATGATCAAAAAAATGGATGCTGGTGAAGTATATGTCATAGAAGAAATTGAAATATCGGATGAAGATGATTCTGGAACTCTATTTGAAAAAATGGCTACTTTAGGAAAAAATATGATAGTTAAACATTTAAAAAATATACTTGATGAGAAAATAAAAGGTCAACAACAGGATGAAACAAAGGTAACTTTTGCCTACAATTTATCAAATGAACAAGAAGAAATTGATTGAACAAAATCTAATGTTGAAATAATAAATTTTATTAGGGCATTATCACCTTCACCAATAGCATTTACTTTTTTAGATAATGAAAGAATAAAAATTAAAAAAGCAAGATTGATTAAAGAAGATGAAAACTTTATTATGGTTTTAAAAATTTTTCAACCAGGAGAAATTATAAATTTAGATAAAGAAGGTATTATAGTTCAATGTGGTCAAGGTATACTAAAGATACTTGAGTTACAAAGAGAAGGTAAAAAAATGGTAAGTGCTGGAGCTTTTAATTTTCCAAACTCACCATTTTTTACAGGGGCATTTTTTGGCTTAAAAAAAGGTAGTTAAATACACATTATATAGGATGATAGGTATT
Coding sequences within it:
- the mnmA gene encoding tRNA 2-thiouridine(34) synthase MnmA — protein: MKNKKVIVGLSGGVDSSVAAALLIEQGYEVECLFMRNWDSNLNNDFLGNKLEDICPQEQDYMDAVEVAKKLNVKLHRIDFIKEYWDYVFEYFVLEYKKGRTPNPDILCNKFIKFDKFLNYALSKLGADYIAMGHYAGVKYNNEINEFELIRAVDESKDQTYFLCQLNQYQLSKTLFPLQSYKKSEIRDIAAKYGFITANKKDSTGICFIGERDFTKFLQNYIPNQPGKIIDISTQKVLGEHIGVMYYTIGQRKGLNLGGQPEPYYVAKKDIDKKILYVSKLTDTSYLESTKCLVKEFNFIADIKKYFDSNEFSCTAKFRYRQPDVKVNVKLLDNSLVEIEYNDQIRAVTEGQQAVLYLNKVCLGGGVIDKVIK
- a CDS encoding DUF2779 domain-containing protein encodes the protein MALKNVVKKEDFKKYFAVCQKQAWIFHDLVNFKKSIKFKKEKLYEFFINMELNDETEFDTSTGFDPLDIYEHLLNGEDLTEEEQKQRDILQKELESIEGLQLSPLSSSSIVDGNSISDASKEYFIFDLYKENRKNKTNYKYFDFSIYGYDEAIQKTQELLQNDEYKVLFEPSFESHNKKLRVRCDILINKGNRHIEIIEVKASTRQKKEHFYDLFYQWYTLERLGYTIDRIGLCLINENYYRGYDVIPDTERLLADLEEKIDYETEIRPILEKGIEVKSTGEPDDIDYESLFKIQYDYHSAKLSNSFITFFENICQQLNIEKILEEISESFDTDKILRNKFCGSYKFDYKNATIKKKETYCQHVVYYFDKNEPNLFDLPRFKQKAAEVHWNSGEIYFEEIKDKYDILNEKDEPYLDDIKMRLINVTNEYYNNNGNISSNSVVDTTRLPSLLHVLKDYIKYPIYMYDFETSYWAVPNFNRSKSYQQIPFQYSIHIIKDDKFDFKKSEETMDHYSFIASDRSDPRPEFLKKFLQDSFSHGPGVYVAYNRGFERMVIKHLMIAFPEFAKPLKYIWQNTIDLMDFFTLPKDNWLIYHPKFKGSASIKKTQPALDDSLTYNDLRIRKGDQASSVFRNFVDGAFDQEQWDNIFKNDMLLYCNRDTLAMVVVLQVVIKYIKDVKPDYREVIESWNK
- the fmt gene encoding methionyl-tRNA formyltransferase; its protein translation is MKHKVIFCGTPNIALEILKGLEQIDVEIVGVITQPDKLVGRKQVLTYSPVKEYALTKNYKVIQPVKIKDAFEEIQSLKADFLVTCAFGQFIPDSILNLFKNAINVHGSILPKYRGGSPIQYSILNGDTKTGISLMKMIKKMDAGEVYVIEEIEISDEDDSGTLFEKMATLGKNMIVKHLKNILDEKIKGQQQDETKVTFAYNLSNEQEEIDWTKSNVEIINFIRALSPSPIAFTFLDNERIKIKKARLIKEDENFIMVLKIFQPGEIINLDKEGIIVQCGQGILKILELQREGKKMVSAGAFNFPNSPFFTGAFFGLKKGS